Proteins from one Scylla paramamosain isolate STU-SP2022 chromosome 3, ASM3559412v1, whole genome shotgun sequence genomic window:
- the LOC135093067 gene encoding PITH domain-containing protein GA19395-like isoform X2, whose translation MMSGCGGGGGGHGDHGHDHSGHGSCEGHDHGPADLGVAYSLYTRIDTEHVECLNEALEGSGKTVFKPWEERLSRDKFVESDADEELLFNVPFTDNIKLKGVIVVGGDGGYHPSKMRLFKNREHMTFDDVGLAADQEFELYPDPSGTLEYTTKVVTFSSVTHLTLHFPTNFGEDSTKISYIGFRGEYTKAHRHGVTICNYESTPQISDHKDKAMESVGRPVM comes from the exons AT GATgtcagggtgtggtggtggtggtggtggacatggAGACCATGGACATGACCATTCAGGTCATGGATCCTGTGAGGGACATGATCATGGTCCAGCAGACCTTGGAGTGGCCTATAGCCTATATACAAGAATTGATACAGAACATGTAGAGTGTTTGAATGAGGCTTTAGAAGGTTCGGGCAAGACTGTTTTCAAGCCATGGGAGGAACGGCTCTCCAGGGACAAG TTTGTGGAGAGCGATGCTGATGAGGAGCTGCTTTTCAATGTGCC ATTCACAGACAATATCAAGCTTAAGGGTGTCATTGTGGTGGGAGGTGATGGTGGCTATCACCCCAGCAAAATGAGACT CTTCAAGAATAGGGAGCATATGACCTTTGATGATGTAGGTTTGGCTGCTGATCAAGAATTTGAACTTTATCCTGATCCCTCTGGCACTCTGGAATATACCACCAA AGTGGTGACCTTCTCCTCTGTCACTCATTTGACCCTCCATTTTCCCACAAACTTTGGTGAAGACAGTACCAAGATCTCATATATTGGATTCCGTGGGGAGTACACCAAGGCACACAGGCATGGTGTCACCATCTGCAATTATGAATCTACACCTCAAATATCTGACCACAAGGATAAGGCCATGGAAAGTGTGGGTCGGCCTGTGATGTGA
- the LOC135093067 gene encoding PITH domain-containing protein GA19395-like isoform X1, translating into MSSASVKSRMSGCGGGGGGHGDHGHDHSGHGSCEGHDHGPADLGVAYSLYTRIDTEHVECLNEALEGSGKTVFKPWEERLSRDKFVESDADEELLFNVPFTDNIKLKGVIVVGGDGGYHPSKMRLFKNREHMTFDDVGLAADQEFELYPDPSGTLEYTTKVVTFSSVTHLTLHFPTNFGEDSTKISYIGFRGEYTKAHRHGVTICNYESTPQISDHKDKAMESVGRPVM; encoded by the exons ATGTCAAGTGCTTCAGTGAAATCCCG GATgtcagggtgtggtggtggtggtggtggacatggAGACCATGGACATGACCATTCAGGTCATGGATCCTGTGAGGGACATGATCATGGTCCAGCAGACCTTGGAGTGGCCTATAGCCTATATACAAGAATTGATACAGAACATGTAGAGTGTTTGAATGAGGCTTTAGAAGGTTCGGGCAAGACTGTTTTCAAGCCATGGGAGGAACGGCTCTCCAGGGACAAG TTTGTGGAGAGCGATGCTGATGAGGAGCTGCTTTTCAATGTGCC ATTCACAGACAATATCAAGCTTAAGGGTGTCATTGTGGTGGGAGGTGATGGTGGCTATCACCCCAGCAAAATGAGACT CTTCAAGAATAGGGAGCATATGACCTTTGATGATGTAGGTTTGGCTGCTGATCAAGAATTTGAACTTTATCCTGATCCCTCTGGCACTCTGGAATATACCACCAA AGTGGTGACCTTCTCCTCTGTCACTCATTTGACCCTCCATTTTCCCACAAACTTTGGTGAAGACAGTACCAAGATCTCATATATTGGATTCCGTGGGGAGTACACCAAGGCACACAGGCATGGTGTCACCATCTGCAATTATGAATCTACACCTCAAATATCTGACCACAAGGATAAGGCCATGGAAAGTGTGGGTCGGCCTGTGATGTGA
- the LOC135093067 gene encoding PITH domain-containing protein GA19395-like isoform X3 codes for MSGCGGGGGGHGDHGHDHSGHGSCEGHDHGPADLGVAYSLYTRIDTEHVECLNEALEGSGKTVFKPWEERLSRDKFVESDADEELLFNVPFTDNIKLKGVIVVGGDGGYHPSKMRLFKNREHMTFDDVGLAADQEFELYPDPSGTLEYTTKVVTFSSVTHLTLHFPTNFGEDSTKISYIGFRGEYTKAHRHGVTICNYESTPQISDHKDKAMESVGRPVM; via the exons ATgtcagggtgtggtggtggtggtggtggacatggAGACCATGGACATGACCATTCAGGTCATGGATCCTGTGAGGGACATGATCATGGTCCAGCAGACCTTGGAGTGGCCTATAGCCTATATACAAGAATTGATACAGAACATGTAGAGTGTTTGAATGAGGCTTTAGAAGGTTCGGGCAAGACTGTTTTCAAGCCATGGGAGGAACGGCTCTCCAGGGACAAG TTTGTGGAGAGCGATGCTGATGAGGAGCTGCTTTTCAATGTGCC ATTCACAGACAATATCAAGCTTAAGGGTGTCATTGTGGTGGGAGGTGATGGTGGCTATCACCCCAGCAAAATGAGACT CTTCAAGAATAGGGAGCATATGACCTTTGATGATGTAGGTTTGGCTGCTGATCAAGAATTTGAACTTTATCCTGATCCCTCTGGCACTCTGGAATATACCACCAA AGTGGTGACCTTCTCCTCTGTCACTCATTTGACCCTCCATTTTCCCACAAACTTTGGTGAAGACAGTACCAAGATCTCATATATTGGATTCCGTGGGGAGTACACCAAGGCACACAGGCATGGTGTCACCATCTGCAATTATGAATCTACACCTCAAATATCTGACCACAAGGATAAGGCCATGGAAAGTGTGGGTCGGCCTGTGATGTGA